Below is a window of Myroides profundi DNA.
GAAGCGTACGAGAAAGTAGTGGCTTTTAAGTATAAATATATGAGTAAGTATACAGAAGAAGATTTAAAGAAAGAATTAGAAACCAAGGAGTATGAGTATGGATTCTATACTGATATAGAGTCAGAGACATTTCCTGTTGGGTTAAATGAAGATATTGTTAGAGCTATCTCTGCTAAGAAAGGTGAGCCTGAGTGGATGACTGAGTGGAGATTAGAAGCATTCCGTATTTGGGAATCGATGGTGGAGCCGGAATGGGCTAATGTGAACTATACTAAACCTGATTTTCAAGCTATATCTTACTACTCTGCACCTAAGAAGAAGGATGAGTATAAGAGCTTAGATGAGGTGGATCCAGAACTGATAGAGACTTTTAATAAACTTGGTATTTCGCTTAACGAACAGAAGCGTCTTACTGGTGTAGCGATGGATATCGTGATGGACTCTGTGTCTGTAGCGACTACATTTAAAGAGACTCTAGCTGAGAAAGGTATTATATTCTGTTCTATCTCTGAGGCGATCAAGACGCACCCAGAGCTAGTGAAGAAATATTTAGGTACTGTGGTACCACAGACAGATAACTTCTATGCGGCGCTGAACTCTGCAGTATTCTCTGATGGTTCATTCTGTTATATTCCTAAGGGTGTTCGTTGTCCTATGGAGTTGTCTACATACTTCCGTATTAACCAAGCTGGTACAGGTCAGTTTGAGCGTACATTAGTGATCGCTGATGAGGGTAGTTATGTTTCTTACTTAGAGGGATGTACTGCACCGTCACGTGATGAGAACCAATTACACGCTGCTGTAGTAGAGCTTATCGCTATGGATGATGCTGAGATTAAGTATTCTACTGTTCAAAACTGGTTCCCTGGAGACAGTGAAGGAAAAGGAGGAGTGTTTAACTTCGTGACTAAACGTGGTCTATGTGAGAAGAATGCTAAG
It encodes the following:
- the sufB gene encoding Fe-S cluster assembly protein SufB — its product is MSKYTEEDLKKELETKEYEYGFYTDIESETFPVGLNEDIVRAISAKKGEPEWMTEWRLEAFRIWESMVEPEWANVNYTKPDFQAISYYSAPKKKDEYKSLDEVDPELIETFNKLGISLNEQKRLTGVAMDIVMDSVSVATTFKETLAEKGIIFCSISEAIKTHPELVKKYLGTVVPQTDNFYAALNSAVFSDGSFCYIPKGVRCPMELSTYFRINQAGTGQFERTLVIADEGSYVSYLEGCTAPSRDENQLHAAVVELIAMDDAEIKYSTVQNWFPGDSEGKGGVFNFVTKRGLCEKNAKISWTQVETGSAVTWKYPSCILKGDNSIGEFYSIAVTNNFQQADTGTKMVHLGKNTKSTIISKGISAGKSQNSYRGLVQMGPRAENARNFSQCDSLLMGNECGAHTFPYIEAKNTTAQIEHEATTSKIGEDQIFYCNQRGIPTEKAIALIVNGFSKDVLNKLPMEFAVEAQKLLEISLEGSVG